From a single Nitrospira sp. genomic region:
- a CDS encoding aminoglycoside phosphotransferase: MATLDPAQPKIALAPPDRARVARTVETHLHVRAALIDLVALPGDASNRCYFRLMLSGNRSVILMQLAEPETFKQSEEAVSGAVAVTELPFLNVHRRLVKAGVTVPTLHYYDQEAGLLYLEDFGDALLVQACDEGRSADTARYYRRAIDMLVRIHSKATSPADDQCIAFHRAFDVPLLMWEFDHFLEYGVGARHGKPMCADDFQPVRDVFQQIAELIAGQPRLFTHRDYHSRNLIVEGDRLGVIDFQDALMGPAAYDLASLLRDAYIVLEESLVDALIAAYLDGMAKAGMDLGDRMAFRRVFDLTSLQRNLKAAGRFVYIDRVKKNSKFLADIPRVLGYVRRNLAKYPELFPLRKHLAPYVLELR; this comes from the coding sequence ATGGCGACCCTCGATCCCGCTCAACCCAAAATAGCGCTCGCTCCGCCCGATCGTGCGCGCGTGGCTCGCACGGTCGAAACCCACCTGCACGTTCGCGCGGCGCTGATCGATCTAGTGGCACTCCCGGGCGATGCCTCCAACCGTTGCTACTTCCGTCTGATGCTATCTGGAAATCGTTCAGTCATTTTGATGCAACTGGCTGAGCCGGAGACCTTCAAACAGTCGGAGGAGGCGGTCAGCGGGGCTGTCGCCGTCACGGAGCTGCCTTTTCTGAATGTGCACCGCCGTCTGGTGAAGGCCGGGGTGACGGTGCCCACGCTCCATTATTATGACCAGGAGGCGGGCCTGCTTTATCTGGAGGATTTCGGCGACGCGCTGCTGGTGCAGGCCTGCGACGAGGGGCGGAGCGCGGACACGGCGCGGTACTACCGCCGCGCGATCGACATGCTCGTGCGGATCCATTCAAAAGCCACATCGCCGGCTGATGATCAGTGCATCGCTTTCCATCGTGCGTTCGATGTGCCGTTGCTCATGTGGGAGTTCGACCATTTTCTCGAGTACGGCGTGGGGGCGCGTCATGGCAAGCCCATGTGCGCGGATGACTTCCAGCCGGTCCGGGATGTGTTTCAACAGATTGCCGAATTGATCGCTGGCCAGCCTCGTCTGTTTACTCATCGTGATTATCATTCCCGAAACTTGATCGTGGAGGGGGACCGTCTGGGCGTCATTGATTTTCAGGATGCACTGATGGGGCCGGCGGCCTACGATCTAGCTTCGCTCCTGCGCGACGCGTACATCGTGCTGGAGGAATCGCTCGTGGATGCATTGATCGCGGCCTATCTGGACGGGATGGCGAAGGCGGGCATGGATCTGGGGGACCGGATGGCCTTCCGGCGGGTGTTCGATCTCACCAGCTTGCAGCGCAACCTCAAGGCTGCGGGCCGGTTTGTTTACATCGATCGCGTGAAGAAGAATTCTAAATTCCTGGCCGACATTCCGCGCGTGCTCGGCTATGTGCGCCGCAATCTGGCAAAGTATCCGGAATTATTCCCGCTGCGAAAACATCTGGCGCCGTATGTACTCGAACTTCGATAG
- a CDS encoding DUF1015 domain-containing protein: MANLIPFRGVLYNPAKVPDISRVVAPPYDIIDAVFQQALHDRHANNVIRLELGQDHAGDSPANNRYTRAAAALKEWMAHDVLQRDREPAIYPYMIDYRSPFDEPGSSTKILKGFFSTVELEEFGTGKIYPHENTRAAAKTDRLHLIEACSANFSAIFSLFSDPNGAVVSLIDKSVNADKPRVNFTDDEGFRQRLWAITDKAVLNEIVAFVKATPLFIADGHHRYETALNYRNSQRGRAGSAKGPKPYDSVLMLFASLEDPGLTVLPTHRVLTTPVPALPEIMRLLGDTCAIEEVSSKDFLKTLRQRGLNAPVFGLVLKGTASPLLLTVTPAYRPTGSSERDKLDVSLLQTLVINKLCPSEKEQHALIYTKDDREAIDLSVQGRATASLLLNPTKVTEVRAVAAAGERMPHKSTYFFPKPLTGLVMNVME; encoded by the coding sequence ATGGCCAACCTGATTCCATTCCGCGGTGTCCTCTACAATCCGGCGAAGGTGCCGGACATCAGCCGGGTGGTCGCGCCTCCCTACGACATCATCGACGCCGTCTTCCAGCAGGCGCTGCACGACCGTCACGCGAACAACGTCATCCGGCTCGAGCTGGGGCAGGATCATGCCGGTGATAGCCCCGCAAACAACCGCTACACCCGTGCGGCCGCAGCGCTGAAAGAGTGGATGGCGCACGACGTGCTCCAACGCGACCGTGAACCGGCCATCTATCCCTACATGATCGACTACCGCTCGCCGTTCGATGAGCCCGGCTCTTCGACGAAGATCCTGAAGGGATTTTTCTCGACTGTCGAATTAGAGGAATTCGGCACCGGGAAAATCTATCCGCACGAAAACACGCGCGCCGCCGCTAAGACGGACCGATTGCATTTGATCGAAGCCTGCAGTGCCAATTTCAGCGCGATTTTCTCATTGTTCTCAGACCCGAACGGAGCGGTTGTCTCACTCATCGACAAATCCGTCAATGCGGACAAGCCGCGCGTCAACTTCACGGACGACGAGGGCTTCCGCCAGCGGCTCTGGGCCATCACGGACAAGGCCGTGCTGAACGAGATCGTCGCCTTTGTGAAGGCTACGCCGCTCTTCATCGCCGACGGCCATCACCGCTATGAAACCGCGCTTAATTACCGCAATAGCCAGCGCGGGCGCGCCGGCTCCGCGAAGGGCCCGAAGCCCTACGACAGCGTGCTGATGCTCTTTGCCAGCCTCGAGGATCCGGGCCTGACCGTCCTGCCGACACACCGCGTGCTCACGACGCCAGTGCCGGCGCTCCCTGAGATCATGCGGCTGCTTGGCGACACGTGCGCCATCGAAGAAGTCTCTTCAAAAGATTTTCTCAAGACGTTGCGGCAGCGCGGGCTGAACGCACCCGTCTTCGGTCTGGTGCTCAAGGGCACAGCCTCCCCGCTGTTATTGACGGTGACGCCCGCTTACAGACCGACAGGTTCCTCAGAGCGCGACAAACTCGACGTGTCGCTTCTCCAAACGCTTGTGATCAACAAGCTCTGCCCGAGCGAAAAGGAGCAGCACGCGCTGATCTATACGAAAGACGACCGCGAAGCGATCGATCTTTCCGTCCAGGGCCGAGCAACCGCGTCGTTGCTGCTAAATCCGACCAAAGTGACCGAAGTCCGCGCCGTGGCCGCAGCTGGCGAACGCATGCCGCACAAATCCACGTACTTCTTTCCCAAGCCCCTCACCGGCCTCGTGATGAACGTAATGGAGTGA
- a CDS encoding NDP-sugar synthase produces MPSRHLSLVSCLHEHAVRAMILAAGLGVRLRPLTETLPKPLLPVAGRPLIVWNLLLLRRYGLTEAIINLHHLGHLIEQELGNGSSLGMRLTYSREPVLLGTGGGLKQAEPFLGGEPFLVLNSDTLLEIDLSAMMAAHRAGHALATMALRADADADRWGVLEVDGSNRIVRINGRGRQPEGAVRKRMFAGVHIVHPRLLAAVPAGRQSSIIEAYVGAIQGGETIQAYEFSGYWSDIGTPERYAQAQRDAENGAIDLTTR; encoded by the coding sequence ATGCCCTCTCGCCACTTGTCGCTCGTCTCTTGCCTGCATGAGCATGCCGTGCGAGCGATGATCCTCGCGGCGGGTCTTGGTGTCCGTCTCCGGCCGCTGACGGAGACCTTGCCCAAACCGTTGTTGCCAGTCGCGGGCCGGCCGCTGATCGTCTGGAATCTTCTGCTGCTTCGGCGTTACGGTCTCACCGAGGCGATCATCAATCTCCATCATCTGGGGCATCTGATCGAGCAGGAGCTGGGAAACGGATCGTCGCTCGGTATGCGGCTGACCTATTCACGCGAGCCGGTGCTGTTGGGCACAGGCGGCGGACTGAAGCAGGCCGAGCCGTTCTTGGGCGGGGAGCCGTTTCTGGTTCTCAACAGCGACACGCTGCTGGAGATCGATCTCAGCGCCATGATGGCCGCGCATCGCGCCGGCCACGCGTTGGCCACGATGGCGCTGCGGGCGGATGCCGACGCCGACCGTTGGGGCGTGCTGGAGGTGGATGGTTCGAATCGCATCGTCCGCATCAACGGACGGGGTCGGCAGCCGGAGGGGGCAGTTCGCAAGCGGATGTTTGCGGGTGTGCACATCGTGCATCCGCGGCTGCTCGCGGCCGTGCCTGCGGGCCGCCAGTCGTCGATCATCGAGGCTTATGTCGGTGCGATTCAGGGCGGAGAGACAATTCAGGCATATGAATTTTCCGGCTACTGGTCTGACATCGGCACGCCGGAACGCTACGCGCAGGCGCAGCGGGATGCTGAGAATGGCGCGATCGATCTGACGACGAGGTGA
- a CDS encoding glycoside hydrolase, producing MPDRAPSCTPENPVQYLRQIDGDAMKTAHLCFLWHMHQPYYTDPVCGTASMPWVRLHATKAYYDMAWQIERFPSIKATFNFTPSLLIQLQELSSGSVRDLFLEHTAKTAAELTAAERAFIIRHFFSANWSTMVRPYPRYHELLVKRGLDVRHQPLDQMAAQFSTQELLDLQMWHNLAWFGFGAAAHHPRLSELCAKDRGFTEDEKQEMLAIQREVVSSIIPSYRHLAKAGRIELTTSPFYHPILPLLIDTDIARRARPEAHLPPRFQAPADAEAQIRKAVALHRDLFGAAPKGLWPSEGSVSPELLPLLHQAGIHWAATDEGVLARSLGHWDRTASLYRPYDAGQPGSETTIVFRDREISDAFGFVYAKLAPAAAIEDVLRRIRDIVVHAPGEQVLIPIILDGENPWEHYHDGGEKFLSGLYAALSSPADTMTPVTATMSEAIAAHPHRTRLEHLHSGSWINQDFKVWIGHAEDNRAWDLVKLTRTRLEEVSGALSPEQARGAWEELYAAEGSDWCWWYGDDFDTDYKPEFDRLFRMHLRNVYTRAGLPAPTLLNDPLIGVHEVRPFQLPVTLLTPSLDGRVSDFFEWHGAGTIDPAPPLDAMWKPQQFFSTIMFGFSVDALFLRLDPGAACANAATRVAVELHVVSDSGQYKLSFPCTSAPDTFTLSSAANGQAWTDVGCYGTICLRAILELAVAFKDLRLSSGQAFKLSVAVLQDGIEVERYPHQQSVPLTVPDADFEATVWRV from the coding sequence ATGCCTGACAGGGCGCCAAGTTGCACGCCTGAAAACCCTGTGCAATACTTGCGTCAGATTGACGGGGATGCCATGAAAACCGCGCACCTTTGTTTTCTGTGGCACATGCACCAGCCCTATTACACCGATCCGGTGTGTGGGACTGCCAGCATGCCGTGGGTCCGGCTGCACGCCACCAAGGCCTACTACGACATGGCCTGGCAGATAGAGCGGTTCCCGTCCATCAAGGCCACTTTTAATTTCACGCCCTCGCTGCTGATCCAGCTGCAGGAACTGTCCTCAGGATCCGTTCGCGATCTGTTTCTGGAGCATACCGCCAAGACGGCCGCCGAGTTGACGGCTGCTGAACGCGCCTTCATCATCCGGCATTTTTTCTCTGCCAACTGGAGCACGATGGTCCGTCCGTATCCCCGCTACCACGAACTGTTGGTCAAACGCGGATTGGACGTGCGGCATCAGCCGCTCGACCAGATGGCCGCACAATTTTCGACGCAGGAACTACTCGATCTGCAAATGTGGCACAACCTAGCCTGGTTCGGCTTTGGCGCGGCGGCACATCACCCCCGCCTGAGCGAACTGTGCGCGAAGGACCGCGGCTTCACGGAAGACGAGAAGCAGGAAATGCTGGCGATCCAGCGTGAGGTCGTGTCATCCATTATTCCCTCTTACCGCCATCTTGCAAAAGCCGGCCGCATCGAACTCACGACGAGCCCCTTCTACCATCCCATTCTGCCCCTGCTCATCGATACCGATATCGCGCGGCGCGCGCGCCCGGAGGCGCACCTGCCACCGCGGTTTCAGGCGCCGGCCGATGCGGAGGCGCAGATCCGGAAGGCCGTCGCATTACATCGAGACCTGTTCGGCGCTGCACCAAAGGGCCTCTGGCCGTCGGAAGGTTCCGTCAGTCCCGAACTGCTGCCGCTCCTGCATCAAGCCGGCATTCACTGGGCCGCGACCGACGAGGGCGTACTGGCCCGCTCGCTCGGCCACTGGGACCGCACGGCCTCGCTTTATCGGCCCTACGATGCCGGACAGCCGGGTTCAGAAACGACGATCGTCTTCCGTGACCGGGAGATTTCCGACGCGTTCGGGTTCGTGTACGCAAAACTTGCCCCGGCGGCGGCGATAGAGGATGTCCTCCGACGCATACGCGACATCGTCGTGCATGCGCCGGGGGAGCAGGTGCTGATCCCCATCATTCTCGACGGCGAAAATCCCTGGGAACATTATCACGACGGCGGCGAGAAATTTCTCTCCGGCCTCTACGCCGCGCTCTCCTCACCAGCCGACACCATGACACCAGTCACCGCTACGATGAGCGAAGCGATTGCTGCGCATCCCCACCGGACACGCCTCGAACATCTCCACAGCGGCTCCTGGATCAATCAAGACTTCAAAGTCTGGATCGGCCACGCAGAGGACAACCGGGCCTGGGATTTGGTGAAGCTCACACGCACGCGCCTAGAGGAGGTCTCCGGCGCGCTATCCCCGGAACAGGCCCGCGGCGCTTGGGAGGAGCTCTACGCGGCTGAAGGCAGCGACTGGTGCTGGTGGTACGGTGACGATTTCGACACGGACTACAAGCCCGAGTTTGACCGCCTCTTCCGCATGCACCTGCGCAACGTCTATACGCGCGCCGGCCTGCCCGCGCCCACGCTCCTCAACGATCCGCTGATCGGCGTCCACGAGGTTCGTCCGTTCCAACTGCCAGTCACGCTGCTGACCCCGTCGCTGGACGGCCGTGTGTCGGACTTTTTCGAGTGGCACGGCGCGGGGACGATCGATCCGGCGCCCCCACTCGACGCCATGTGGAAGCCGCAACAATTTTTCTCAACCATTATGTTCGGCTTCAGTGTGGACGCGCTGTTCCTGCGCCTGGACCCTGGCGCCGCCTGTGCCAATGCAGCCACGCGAGTCGCCGTGGAACTGCATGTCGTCTCTGACTCGGGCCAGTACAAACTCTCGTTTCCCTGTACGTCCGCGCCAGACACCTTCACGCTCTCTAGTGCAGCCAATGGGCAGGCCTGGACCGACGTCGGTTGTTATGGCACGATCTGCCTGCGCGCGATTCTGGAGCTGGCCGTGGCGTTCAAGGACCTGCGCCTTTCGTCGGGCCAGGCCTTCAAATTGAGTGTGGCCGTCTTACAAGACGGCATCGAGGTGGAGCGCTACCCGCATCAGCAATCGGTACCGCTGACCGTGCCAGACGCCGATTTCGAGGCGACGGTTTGGCGCGTGTAA
- a CDS encoding polyprenyl synthetase family protein, with protein MSQGPTTSTLRTMTDVWATYRTELHSVDDHIRLNLDSSVTLVNTVAAHILSSGGKRIRPLLLLLSARLCGDTSSDPHRLGSLVEFIHTATLLHDDVVDDADLRRGRQTARKVWGNQISILVGDYLYSHAMRQIVTFKNQAINETLAEACRSMAEGEVLQLYHHRSIAMTEEHYIRIVEHKTASLIAAACRIGAISGRASEEQRTALFRFGEYIGIAFQMADDTLDYMADGASLGKTLGKDLFEGKITLPLLHLLQHCAEPDRKMIKDRLETRTLSDTDLKQIIALMQDYGSIAYAMDRARAYVAAATRSLDLFEESPARRALVIVADYMVHRDR; from the coding sequence ATGTCACAGGGTCCCACGACTTCGACGCTGCGCACGATGACCGACGTGTGGGCGACATACCGCACGGAGCTCCACAGCGTCGATGATCACATCCGCCTGAACCTCGATTCCTCTGTCACACTCGTCAACACTGTCGCCGCACACATTTTGAGCAGCGGCGGCAAGCGCATCCGGCCGCTTCTCCTGTTACTCTCAGCCCGGCTGTGCGGCGATACATCCTCCGATCCGCACCGCCTCGGCAGCCTCGTCGAGTTCATTCACACCGCCACACTGCTGCACGACGACGTCGTGGACGACGCCGACCTGCGCCGCGGCCGGCAGACCGCCCGGAAGGTGTGGGGCAACCAGATCAGCATCCTTGTGGGTGATTATCTGTACTCGCACGCGATGCGTCAGATCGTCACGTTCAAGAACCAGGCAATCAACGAGACGCTGGCAGAGGCTTGCCGCAGCATGGCGGAGGGCGAGGTGCTGCAGCTCTACCATCATCGCAGCATCGCCATGACCGAGGAGCACTATATCCGGATCGTCGAGCACAAGACTGCGAGCCTGATCGCCGCCGCTTGCCGTATCGGCGCAATCTCTGGTCGGGCCTCTGAGGAACAGCGCACCGCGCTGTTCCGGTTCGGCGAATACATCGGGATCGCGTTTCAAATGGCGGACGACACGCTCGACTACATGGCCGACGGCGCCTCGCTCGGCAAAACGCTCGGAAAAGACCTGTTCGAGGGCAAGATCACGCTCCCGCTGCTTCATCTGCTGCAGCACTGCGCCGAGCCCGACCGGAAGATGATCAAAGATCGGCTGGAAACCCGGACGCTATCCGACACCGACCTGAAACAGATCATCGCGCTGATGCAGGACTACGGCTCCATCGCCTACGCGATGGACCGGGCGCGGGCCTATGTTGCCGCGGCCACACGGAGCCTGGACCTGTTCGAAGAGTCGCCGGCCAGACGCGCGCTGGTGATCGTGGCCGATTACATGGTCCACCGCGACCGATAG
- a CDS encoding heavy metal translocating P-type ATPase, whose amino-acid sequence MAIDPVCGMFVDETTAVATAVHKGTTYYFCAPGCKRRFEAEPETILKAGPQGMPAPPAVQMVTLGLTCRREDSGKGLEAFRPNPLPLDAPLPLVSRPSPDQTLTILIDGMSCASCVARIEQGLQSLHGVTQASVNLATEQAVVDYQPSTVTPDAIADAIRALGYTPHLPAPPTAGAAAPAIKKDDTSGRLVLECLIAAALTVPIMILGMAEHLIIPVSAATRGWIQLALATPVQFWVGWRFYRGALVVARHGATDMNTLIAFGTSAAYLYSVGAVLAPSFFAATGREPAVYFDTSATIVTLILFGRLLEARAKGRASEAIRTLASLQPKHARVVRNGHEQNLLVEELRVGDLLLVRPGEKIPVDGIVREGASAVDESMVTGESLPVDKQPGDRVIGATLNREGGLRIEARQVGRDTMLAQIIRIVDQAQAAKPPLAKLADRIAAVFVPAVLGIAALTFILWLLLGPTPAVTHALLNAVAVLIIACPCALGLATPTSVMVGIGRGAEHGILIRGGDALERAQALTAVVLDKTGTLTRGEPSVGAILPCADKWTAEQIVALAASAEQQSEHPVGAAIVRHAQAQGLPLQPVRGFAAIPGHGIRATVGNTTESQAVLLGNLRLMEHEQVPVPDQARQAAQHLAATGVTPMYVAVRKVSDPATATRIIGLIEVADTLKDHARETVGALRAMGLETILLTGDHKLTAQAIAGQLGITRVLAEVLPDQKARTIQQLQSEGHVVAMVGDGINDAPALAQADIGIAIGTGTDVAMEAADLTLITGDPRGIVTAIALSRATTRNIKQNLAAAFVYNVVLIPAAALGLLSPMWAAGAMALSSVSVVGNALRLRRFSA is encoded by the coding sequence ATGGCCATTGACCCTGTTTGCGGAATGTTTGTGGATGAAACGACGGCTGTCGCAACAGCGGTTCATAAAGGCACGACCTATTATTTCTGTGCGCCCGGCTGCAAACGGCGCTTCGAGGCTGAACCGGAAACAATTCTGAAGGCCGGGCCGCAGGGCATGCCCGCCCCTCCCGCCGTTCAGATGGTGACGTTGGGCCTGACATGCAGGCGAGAGGACAGCGGCAAGGGACTCGAGGCATTTCGTCCGAACCCGCTGCCTTTAGATGCTCCCTTGCCCCTCGTCTCTCGCCCCTCGCCTGACCAAACGCTGACCATTCTCATCGACGGTATGTCCTGCGCGTCCTGTGTCGCCCGGATCGAGCAGGGTTTGCAATCACTTCACGGGGTCACGCAAGCCTCCGTCAATCTGGCGACCGAGCAGGCGGTGGTGGACTATCAGCCCAGCACGGTCACACCCGACGCCATTGCCGATGCCATTCGCGCACTGGGCTATACGCCGCACCTGCCGGCCCCCCCCACAGCCGGCGCCGCGGCACCAGCCATCAAAAAAGACGACACCTCGGGACGACTTGTTCTCGAGTGTCTGATCGCCGCTGCACTCACCGTGCCTATCATGATACTGGGGATGGCCGAGCATCTGATCATTCCGGTGTCCGCGGCCACACGCGGCTGGATTCAACTGGCGCTCGCGACGCCCGTGCAATTCTGGGTCGGCTGGCGGTTTTATCGCGGTGCGCTCGTCGTCGCCCGGCACGGCGCAACAGACATGAACACGCTGATCGCCTTCGGCACCTCGGCCGCCTATCTATACAGCGTGGGCGCGGTGCTGGCTCCGTCGTTCTTCGCGGCGACCGGAAGAGAGCCAGCAGTCTACTTCGACACCTCGGCCACCATTGTGACGCTCATTCTATTTGGCCGCCTGCTAGAGGCGCGAGCGAAGGGCCGGGCATCGGAAGCCATCCGCACATTGGCTAGCCTGCAACCGAAACACGCGCGCGTGGTCCGAAACGGACATGAGCAGAATCTCCTGGTGGAAGAGCTACGGGTCGGCGATCTCCTCCTCGTCCGGCCGGGCGAAAAAATTCCCGTGGACGGCATCGTCCGCGAGGGCGCCTCCGCTGTGGACGAATCGATGGTTACGGGCGAAAGCCTGCCGGTGGACAAGCAGCCGGGCGACCGCGTTATCGGCGCGACGCTCAACCGCGAAGGCGGTCTCCGCATCGAGGCCAGGCAGGTGGGCCGCGACACGATGCTGGCGCAGATCATCCGGATCGTGGACCAGGCCCAGGCTGCCAAACCGCCGCTGGCGAAACTGGCCGATCGCATCGCCGCCGTCTTCGTGCCGGCGGTGTTGGGAATTGCAGCGCTTACTTTTATCCTCTGGCTCCTGCTCGGCCCCACGCCGGCCGTCACACACGCGCTGCTCAATGCCGTGGCCGTCCTCATCATCGCCTGCCCCTGCGCGCTCGGATTGGCAACACCCACCTCCGTCATGGTCGGCATCGGCCGGGGAGCCGAGCACGGGATTCTCATTCGAGGCGGCGACGCGTTGGAGCGGGCACAGGCCCTCACGGCCGTCGTGCTCGACAAAACTGGCACCCTGACGCGGGGTGAACCGTCTGTGGGCGCCATTCTGCCCTGTGCCGACAAATGGACCGCCGAGCAGATTGTGGCGCTCGCAGCTTCGGCCGAGCAACAGTCCGAACACCCGGTGGGCGCCGCCATCGTCCGCCACGCGCAGGCGCAGGGCCTGCCGCTGCAGCCAGTACGCGGCTTCGCGGCTATTCCAGGCCACGGCATCCGCGCGACGGTGGGCAACACGACGGAATCGCAGGCCGTGTTGCTCGGCAATCTCCGCCTGATGGAACACGAGCAGGTGCCGGTGCCCGATCAAGCCCGGCAGGCGGCGCAGCATCTGGCGGCTACCGGTGTGACGCCGATGTACGTCGCGGTCCGGAAGGTGTCAGATCCGGCAACCGCCACCCGCATCATCGGTCTCATCGAGGTGGCCGACACGTTGAAAGACCACGCCCGCGAGACGGTGGGAGCCTTGCGCGCGATGGGATTGGAGACCATACTGCTGACCGGCGACCACAAGCTCACCGCCCAGGCCATCGCCGGGCAGTTAGGCATCACGCGCGTGCTGGCGGAGGTGTTGCCGGACCAGAAGGCCAGGACGATTCAGCAACTGCAATCAGAGGGACATGTTGTGGCAATGGTCGGTGACGGCATCAACGATGCGCCGGCCCTAGCCCAGGCGGATATCGGCATCGCCATTGGCACTGGCACCGACGTTGCCATGGAAGCTGCGGATCTGACGCTTATTACGGGTGATCCGCGCGGCATCGTGACCGCCATCGCCCTCTCGCGGGCGACTACGCGCAACATCAAACAGAACCTGGCCGCCGCCTTCGTCTACAATGTGGTGCTGATCCCGGCGGCTGCCCTGGGCCTGCTCAGCCCTATGTGGGCGGCCGGAGCCATGGCCCTCTCCTCGGTCAGCGTGGTGGGAAACGCCCTTCGCCTGCGCCGTTTTTCCGCCTAA